Genomic window (Roseivirga sp. 4D4):
GTCTAAAGGATATCAATAACCTCTTTATGGATACGGGTATAGCCTCTAATAGCTATGCCATTATTGAGTTAAAGATGGTTGACAACCTTTTAAATGATAAGGACGACTCCAGGCGCGACCTCTTTGAAGAAGCTGCGGGTATCTCAAAATTCAAAAAGAGAAAGAAAGAGACCCTTAGAAAACTCAAGGATACTGATGATGATCTCGATCGTGTAGAAGATCTACTCTTCGAAATAGAGAAAAACCTGAAGTCTCTCGAAAAACAAGCCCGTCAGGCCGAAAAGTACTACAAGCTCAAAGAGGAATACAAAGTTGATAGTATTCAACTGGCAAGAAGAGCGGTCTCCGAGAAAACTGACAACTTCAAAAAACTGGAAAATGAGATAAAGCAAGAAGGTGACCGTAAGATTGAAATCGGTCAAATGATTGCCAATCAGGAAGCGAATATTGAAAAGGGTAAAACGGATCTCATTACAAAAGAAAAGCTCCTCGCCTCACGTCAACGCACCTTAAACGAACATGTCAATAAAATCAGGCAGTTCGAAAGTGATAGAAAAATCAAAAACGAGCGACTTACCTTTTTAGAAGACAAAAGCGACAATCTCAGAGAACAAATCGAGGCCGATCGCAAGAGCAATGAACGAGCCGCTTTTAGCCTGGAAAGCCTGAGAAAAGAACTTGATGAAGCCGAGAAGGAATTGCAATCCATTACCAATGAAGTAGGTTCGTTAGAGAAGATTTATCAAGAGCAAAAATCAATGTCTCAATCGGCTCAGGATGAGTACGAGGAAAAGAGACGAACTTTTGCCGACAAACGAGAAAAACTTTACACCCTCAAGAAAGACATTGAGATAAAGGAGATTCAGTTAGAGACTTTGAAAACTGAGTTTGCCAAGACAGAATCTGATACTTCTGAGCAATCAGAAACCCTTGCTCAGTTTGATGAGAAGCTCTCAGGCCTACAAAAGGAATTTGATGAGAAAAAGAAGCTGCTTGACGATAGAAAGGCAGCTGAAGAAAAGCATACCAAAGCCGTTCAGCAAACATCGGAAACTATCGATATTATTAGAGAAGAACTGACCGGTGTAAGTAGAAGCTTAGATTCAAAAAGAAACGAGTATAATCTTACTAAGTCACTCGTTGAAAACTTAGAGGGTTTTCCAGAAGCCATTAAGTTTCTTAAAAAGAAAGCCAATTGGAACAAGTCGGCCCCTCTCCTTTCTGATATCATTACCTGTGACGAAAAGTACCGTGTGACCATCGAGAACTATCTCGAAACTTATATGAATTATTATATAGTGGACACGGAACGTCAGGCGTTTGAGGCGGTGAATATTTTGAGTGATGCATCAAAAGGAAAGGCAAACTTCTTTGTGCTCGATGCTTTTGACCACTACGAAGCTAAGGAGTCAAAGCTCTTTGAAAACACAGTTCACGCTACTGAGATAGTCGAATATGAGCCAAAGTATAAAAAACTAATAGGCTTCATTCTCGAAAACGTCTTCATCGTTAATGGCGGTCCTGGAGATATACCTGTGGATGATTCAGCTGTTTTCATTACCGAAAGTGGGCAATATACCAAGCGTAAGTTTAGTGTATCGGGCGGTTCGGTAGGACTCTTTGAAGGAAAGCGGATTGGTAGAGCAAAGAACCTTGAAAAGCTGGAAAAAGACATCAAGTCACTTGAAACTAAATCCGTTGATATCAAGGAAAAACTTGAGCATCGTCAACAGGAATTAGCACGTTTAAAATCAGATACCTTCCGGTCAGAGATTGATCAGCTACAGACTGATTTCAACCGGGTTAATGAAGAGCTCATCTCTATCAAAACCAAGAAAGAGCAACTCGCTCAAATGCTCTCTAGTAGGGCCAATCGTAAAGAAGATATCGTTGCTAACATTGATAAAATCAGTGCATCATTAGATCAGCTTACTCCAACCGTATCCGAAGAAGAAGCATCTTTTGCTGAGGTAGAGGGCGTTATTGGAGCCCTAGAGGAAAAGGCGAAATCTGAGTCCCAAAAGTTAGCTGAGAAGTCTCAGGCCTTTAATGAACGAAATATCCTTTTCCATCAGAAGCAAAACAGAGTCAGTTCTGTGAATCAGGAAATTGGCTTTAAAGAAACGGCCTTTGAAGGTAGCAAGCAGCGGATTGAAAAGAATCAGCTTGAGCTAAGTAATAACGAAGCCGAGATCAAACGTCTCATTGCCAATACCGAGTCCAACGATGACGAACTCATTGAAATGTACGATGAGAAGGAGTCTATCGAAAAAGGTGTCAATGAAGCTGAAAAAGACTATTACGCGCAACGTGGTGATATAGATGTATCAGACAAAACACTCCGCGAGCTCCAGCGCAAAAGGGAGCACTCTGATACCCTCATGATGGAACTCCAAAACAGATTGAATGAAACAAAGCTGGAGCTAAGTTCTGTCAAAGAAAGACTTTCAGTAGAGTTCAATGTGGATCTTGATCAACTACTCCTTAATGAGGAAGAAAACTCATCAGAGAAATCACTCGATGAGTTAGAGAGAAACGTATTGAAATTGCGGGAAAAGTTAGAGAAGATAGGGCCAATCAACCCGATGGCCATGGAAGCTTATGACGAAATTAAGGAAAGACATACCTTCATTACCGAACAACGTGATGATTTGATTTCAGCTAAGGAGTCCCTATTGGAAACCATCAGTGAAATTGACACCGTTGCAAAAGAGACTTTCCTTGAGGCATTCGAAAACATCAAGTCTAACTTTATCAAGGTTTTCAGATCACTCTTTACTGAGGAAGATGATTGCGACCTGAGATTAGTTGACCCTAATAATCCTCTTGAGTCAGGAATTGAAATCATGGCTAAGCCGAAAGGTAAGAGGCCTTTGACCATCAACCAGCTTTCAGGTGGAGAAAAGACTTTGACTGCCACCTCTCTCCTCTTTGCTATTTACCTACTTAAACCAGCTCCCTTCTGTATTTTCGATGAGGTGGATGCGCCACTGGATGATGCGAATATTGACAAGTTCAACAACATCATTAAGAAATTCTCCGGGGAGTCTCAGTTCATTATTGTGACGCACAATAAGAGAACAATGGCCTCTACAGACATTATTTATGGAATCACAATGATTGAACAAGGTGTTTCCAGAGTAGTACCAGTTGACTTACGAGAGTTAGCTGACTAAATTAGAGAAACACTTATTTTCTTATGATCAAAAAGCTCAAACTGCTTTTCGCGCTGGCCTTACTCTTCTCAACAACGACTATCATGGCACAAAAGACATACCTCGCATTGGGCGATTCCTACACCATTGGTGAAAGTGTAGATATATCTGAAAGATGGCCTGTTCAACTGGTGAAAACGCTCAATGACCAAGGCACTGAGATGGCCGAGCCTAAGATCATCGCAACCACAGGCTGGCGAACCGATGATCTCCAAAAAGGTATCAGGGAAGACAAAGGGCTATTAGAAAACTATGACCTCGTGTCCTTATTAATTGGTGTGAATAACCAATATCAGGGCAAAGCCATTGCTCAATATAAAAAAGAGTTTGAAGAGCTGATCAATACCGCTATCAAGTTTGCAGGAAACAATCCAAAAAAGGTTTTTGTAGTCTCTATTCCAGACTACGGCAAAACACCATTTGGTGCAAAAAAGGAAAAACAGATCGCAAAAGAGCTCGATGAGTACAACCGAATCGCAAAGCACATTGCCCTGTCTTATGGCATTCCATTCTTTAACATCACGCCCATTTCTCGTGAGGCGAAGGAACGTCCCGAATTAATCGCTAAGGATAAACTTCACCCTTCGGGAAAGATGTATTCAGAATGGGTAGCACTATTTGCAGATGACGTAGCTAAAATTGTAAAGCAATGAGAATATTACTAAGCATTACTGCCGTTTTTATCTGCCTGGGACTTAGTGCCCAAAAGCAAACCACCGGACCTGAAAAGGGCCATTTGATCATTGCTGGAGGGGCATTGCGCGACCCAGGCGTTTATGCCAAATTCATGGAACTCGCTGGTGGAGAGGAGTCACATATTGTGGTGATACCTACGGCAGGTGGTTATGAAGTCACTAAAGAAAGAGAAGAAGGCTTGATCAAGTCCTGGCAAGCACGAGGTGCCGCAAAAGTGACTATCCTCCACACCACTGACCCAGAAGAAGCGGACACAGAAGCCTTTGCGGGAGTTTTAAAGGAAGCAACAGGTGTTTACCTGCCTGGGGGAAGACAATGGCGCTTTGCTGACTCCTATCTCAATACAAAAGTTCAGGAATATTTATTTGATCTTTTGGATCGTGGGGGTGTCATAGCGGGTAGTTCTGCAGGTGCCACTATACAAGGATCCTACTTAGCCAGAGGCGATAGCAAAACCAACACCATCATGGTCGGTGATCATGAAGAAGGTTTTGGCTTTGTGAAGAATATTGCGATCGATCAGCATACATTAGCTCGAAATCGCCAATTCGATATGTTTGAGGTGCTGAAGGTCTACCCTGATTTACTAGGCATCTCGATTGATGAAAACACCGCCATACTGGTGACTGGCGATGAATTTGAAGTGATTGGCCAAAGTTTCACCCTTATTTATGATGGAACACACTGGGATCAAACCAAAAACCAGTTTGTAAAGAATCAACCAGGCCAAGAACGATTTCACGTACTTCGAAAAGGCAGAAAGTATGATATGGCCGAAAGAAGGGTGATTCGTTAAATACCAGTTTAGGACACTCCCTAATTGTACTGTCTAGGTCTTCAAGACCATGTACAACAGAAGAATTGCAAGCTTTTCGATCAATAAAAGGCGATTCTTATCTTTTTCTTAAATTCCTTCAAACTTTTTCAAAGCCACTGTCATCATAAAGGCGGAACGAAAACCCATGAAGGAAATCGACCTGATGCCACAAACCAACTTCTTAGTCACAGCAGCCAAGTCGGGTGATGTCATTGCCATGAATCAGTTAATTAAACAATGGCAAAAACGGATCTACAACTTTGCTTACAAATACTTCAATGATTACGACCTGGCAATGGAGGTGACGCAAAAAACCTTCATTTCTATGAATAAGAACTTGAAGACCCTGAAGGAAGAAGGTCGGTTTAAATCATGGATTTATAGAATAGCCGCCAATTACTGTCATGAAGAAGTAAGAAAGCAGCAGAAAAGGTGGGTTTTCCCTTTTATGAAGGTGCAAAACAATCAGGAAAATGTGCAGATCGAAAATTCGGTGAGCGCAACCAGAGGTGAAAACCCTGAAAAAGTCTATGGCAATGAGGAACTAAAGTCCCTACTGAAAAGAGCTTTGGCCACATTACCAGAAGAACAACGAATTGTGGTCATCATGAAAGAATATGAGGGCTTAAAGATTCGTGAAATCGCTGAGATAGTAGACATCTCAGAAAACACAGTAAAGTCAAGACTTTACTACGCATTGGGCAGTCTTAAGAAACTACTCGATCAATGGAATATCAATAGAGAAACGGTGCATTATGAAGTATAAACCTACCGAAGAGATATTAATGGCCTACCTATATGGCGAGCTTGACACAGATCAGGCAGGCCTAGTGGAAGCCTATCTAGAGGAGAACCCTGAAGAGAAACAAAAACTCAAAGCGTTGAGCGACACCAGGGTGATCTTTAACGAGCTAGAGGACGAAGAACTTCCAGGCCAGCTGGCGTTTATGGAACCTGCCAAAAACGAAGAGTGGCTCTACTGGAGAAAGTATGTAGCGATTGCTGCTACCCTACTACTCATCTTGACTTTTGGTTGGGCCACGGGCTTTAAAGTGAACTATGATGATGAAGGACTCTATCTTGGTTATGGAGAGATTGAAAGAGGCCTCTCTGAACAGGAGATATCAGATATGATCTTTGAAAACAACGCATCTATGGCGGCCTATCTGCAAGACAACATGAAGTTGGGTCAAGACAGTCTGAATCTAAAGATTGATGCCTTACAGGCCAATAACGATAATGAGGAAATTATTAAAGGAATTTTCGAAAGGGAAAAAGATGCCCTCATCACACAGATGGTCGGATTAAATGACAAACTCAGTGGTGACTATCGTGATATCCTTAGACAAATTGTGGTCAACTTTTCAAACAATATTGAATCCCAGCGCATCGAAGATTTAAGAGGCATTCAAGCAGCTTTCACTGAACTAGAAGATGCTACAATCAACAAGCAATTTCAACTTGAAAATGCTCTGGTAGATCTGGAAGAAAAGGTGAACACCGTGATTGCCAATAATTCAAACAACAAATAACAATGGTCAAATACTCAAAATATCTTTTCACTCTTGCAATACTTCTATGCGCAATTAACGTTGGAGCTCAATCCTTCAATGCGGTTCAGCGCGATATGGAAATAACAAGAGTGACCTTAGAGAATTTTCTTAAAAAGTGGGATGGTGATCCGCTACTCAACAAAATCACTAACACAGAAGCAGAATACAAGAAAGGCCAAGGAGTGACCTTTAAAGTAGATGCCCCGAATGCCGATATTCTAATGAATACTCAAGGCGGTGTTTTCAGGAGCGGTGATCAGGGAATGATGGATACTTTCTATACACCAGAAATCATTTCACTTCAGCAGCAGCGTCTGTTGGATGCGATCATAAAGTTTGTCACAGACTTTTATAGCTACATACCCAATTTGGAGGGTAACGAAGACTTCAGGGTAATTTTTGAAGTCAAAGATTCAGAATTGAAGAAGAACGGTAAAGTGATCCCCCCATCACCCAAAGCCAGTGAAAGAGCTTACTTGATTACTGCCAAATGGAATATGAAGGATTTAAAAGATTTAAAAACAGGTAAGCTTGGAGCTGTCCAATTCGCAGAAAAAATTACAGTAGAAAAAGATTAAAATCGAAATATCAGAATTATGAAAAATCAAACAACAATAGGAAAATGGGCTTTGATAGTCATCGCACTATTTGCACTTAATATGAGTCCACTTGCCCAAAATGCATACACAGTGGCAGGGGTATCCGACAGCAGAAATACTCAAGATATCGCCAAACTGCCAAAAATGGAGAGGGATATTATCATCTTGCAAAATGTGCTCAATGATTTATTCAGCCAAGGAAACCGTTTTTACTCTGCCAGTAGAGGTGCCAAAGGAATTTATGTACCCGGCAAAGGAGTAATCTTTAATTTTGGATCGGCTAGCAGAAGCAGTTATGATGTGATTTTTGCTGAAGAAATTATAGCCTCACAAAATGTTTCAAAGGAAGCAAAAGACGAGCAAACAGCAGATGAGAAGAACAAGGAAAAAGAAGACAAAATCAAGTCACTATCCAAAGACTTCTTGGTCAACTATGGCAGTATTCTAAGTGATCTGAAAGCTGGAGAAAAAGTAATGCTTAATGTTAATTACTCCACGTTGAGACCAACTAAATCAGGCCAAAATGGGGTTACTGTTCAAGGAGGCTCCAATATAATTTATCATGGTGGTGGTAAAACAGATAAAAAGAGAATGGTCTCTTCCATTGATTTCTCCACCATTACAAGTTACCTAAATGGTAAAACAAGCCTTCAGGCCGCGAACTCTGCTATAGTTCAACGTAATGTAGAAAGTGAAATAAATTCAGTTCCGGATGCTAAAATTATGGCAGGAATTCTCGATGATCTATTCCAGTCCAACTTTGACGGAATTTACCGTAGAAGCGGCAAAACCAACTGGACCTATTTTGAAGGTTTTGGCTTAATGTTCGATATGAACTTAACAGGGGCTCGTGGTGGCGTTAGATTTCTATCGGCAGACGCGGTAACTGTTACAGGTGTAAGAGCATCGAGCAATGATGAAAAGAATAAGGAAGTTGAAGAGGCCAACAAGAAAGTAGAAGAAAATTTTGATGACCTGATTGAGCTGGTAAAAGAAAGTTTAGTGACTTACGGACGTACCTTAAGAAGCGTAAAAAGCGA
Coding sequences:
- a CDS encoding anti-sigma factor family protein; its protein translation is MKYKPTEEILMAYLYGELDTDQAGLVEAYLEENPEEKQKLKALSDTRVIFNELEDEELPGQLAFMEPAKNEEWLYWRKYVAIAATLLLILTFGWATGFKVNYDDEGLYLGYGEIERGLSEQEISDMIFENNASMAAYLQDNMKLGQDSLNLKIDALQANNDNEEIIKGIFEREKDALITQMVGLNDKLSGDYRDILRQIVVNFSNNIESQRIEDLRGIQAAFTELEDATINKQFQLENALVDLEEKVNTVIANNSNNK
- a CDS encoding SGNH/GDSL hydrolase family protein — translated: MIKKLKLLFALALLFSTTTIMAQKTYLALGDSYTIGESVDISERWPVQLVKTLNDQGTEMAEPKIIATTGWRTDDLQKGIREDKGLLENYDLVSLLIGVNNQYQGKAIAQYKKEFEELINTAIKFAGNNPKKVFVVSIPDYGKTPFGAKKEKQIAKELDEYNRIAKHIALSYGIPFFNITPISREAKERPELIAKDKLHPSGKMYSEWVALFADDVAKIVKQ
- a CDS encoding cyanophycinase is translated as MRILLSITAVFICLGLSAQKQTTGPEKGHLIIAGGALRDPGVYAKFMELAGGEESHIVVIPTAGGYEVTKEREEGLIKSWQARGAAKVTILHTTDPEEADTEAFAGVLKEATGVYLPGGRQWRFADSYLNTKVQEYLFDLLDRGGVIAGSSAGATIQGSYLARGDSKTNTIMVGDHEEGFGFVKNIAIDQHTLARNRQFDMFEVLKVYPDLLGISIDENTAILVTGDEFEVIGQSFTLIYDGTHWDQTKNQFVKNQPGQERFHVLRKGRKYDMAERRVIR
- a CDS encoding RNA polymerase sigma factor; translation: MKEIDLMPQTNFLVTAAKSGDVIAMNQLIKQWQKRIYNFAYKYFNDYDLAMEVTQKTFISMNKNLKTLKEEGRFKSWIYRIAANYCHEEVRKQQKRWVFPFMKVQNNQENVQIENSVSATRGENPEKVYGNEELKSLLKRALATLPEEQRIVVIMKEYEGLKIREIAEIVDISENTVKSRLYYALGSLKKLLDQWNINRETVHYEV
- the smc gene encoding chromosome segregation protein SMC; the encoded protein is MQLTKLEIKGFKSFGDKVVINFDEGITGIVGPNGCGKSNVVDSIRWVLGEQKTRMLRSEKMENIIFNGTKKRKPTQLAEVSLSFKNTKNLLPTEYTEVTITRRYYRSGESEYLLNGISCRLKDINNLFMDTGIASNSYAIIELKMVDNLLNDKDDSRRDLFEEAAGISKFKKRKKETLRKLKDTDDDLDRVEDLLFEIEKNLKSLEKQARQAEKYYKLKEEYKVDSIQLARRAVSEKTDNFKKLENEIKQEGDRKIEIGQMIANQEANIEKGKTDLITKEKLLASRQRTLNEHVNKIRQFESDRKIKNERLTFLEDKSDNLREQIEADRKSNERAAFSLESLRKELDEAEKELQSITNEVGSLEKIYQEQKSMSQSAQDEYEEKRRTFADKREKLYTLKKDIEIKEIQLETLKTEFAKTESDTSEQSETLAQFDEKLSGLQKEFDEKKKLLDDRKAAEEKHTKAVQQTSETIDIIREELTGVSRSLDSKRNEYNLTKSLVENLEGFPEAIKFLKKKANWNKSAPLLSDIITCDEKYRVTIENYLETYMNYYIVDTERQAFEAVNILSDASKGKANFFVLDAFDHYEAKESKLFENTVHATEIVEYEPKYKKLIGFILENVFIVNGGPGDIPVDDSAVFITESGQYTKRKFSVSGGSVGLFEGKRIGRAKNLEKLEKDIKSLETKSVDIKEKLEHRQQELARLKSDTFRSEIDQLQTDFNRVNEELISIKTKKEQLAQMLSSRANRKEDIVANIDKISASLDQLTPTVSEEEASFAEVEGVIGALEEKAKSESQKLAEKSQAFNERNILFHQKQNRVSSVNQEIGFKETAFEGSKQRIEKNQLELSNNEAEIKRLIANTESNDDELIEMYDEKESIEKGVNEAEKDYYAQRGDIDVSDKTLRELQRKREHSDTLMMELQNRLNETKLELSSVKERLSVEFNVDLDQLLLNEEENSSEKSLDELERNVLKLREKLEKIGPINPMAMEAYDEIKERHTFITEQRDDLISAKESLLETISEIDTVAKETFLEAFENIKSNFIKVFRSLFTEEDDCDLRLVDPNNPLESGIEIMAKPKGKRPLTINQLSGGEKTLTATSLLFAIYLLKPAPFCIFDEVDAPLDDANIDKFNNIIKKFSGESQFIIVTHNKRTMASTDIIYGITMIEQGVSRVVPVDLRELAD